The following coding sequences are from one Hymenobacter sp. DG25A window:
- the rsmG gene encoding 16S rRNA (guanine(527)-N(7))-methyltransferase RsmG, with product MDILFHYFPHLTDHQRQLFRQLDTEFRSWNERLNLVARTDMDNLAERHFLHSLGIAKVVEFAAGSSVLDVGTGGGLPGLPLAILFPEVKFHLVDSIGKKIKAVQEMAHTLKLTNLTAEQIRAEQVRHKYDYVVSRAVARLSTFHPWIEHSYKPSNDATTGLYYLKGGDLTEEIEEAGLPAHVFDLKDYFQEEFFETKKVVFIPNN from the coding sequence ATGGACATCCTCTTTCACTACTTCCCGCACCTCACCGACCACCAGCGCCAGCTATTCCGGCAGCTTGATACGGAATTCCGCAGCTGGAATGAGCGCCTGAATCTGGTGGCCCGCACCGACATGGATAATCTGGCGGAGCGGCACTTCCTGCACTCTCTGGGCATTGCGAAGGTAGTAGAGTTTGCGGCGGGCTCGTCGGTGCTGGATGTGGGTACGGGCGGTGGTTTGCCCGGCCTGCCGCTGGCTATTCTGTTTCCGGAGGTGAAGTTTCACCTGGTAGACAGCATCGGCAAGAAAATTAAGGCGGTGCAGGAAATGGCTCACACCCTGAAACTGACGAACCTCACGGCCGAGCAGATCCGCGCCGAGCAGGTGCGCCATAAATACGATTACGTGGTGAGCCGGGCGGTAGCCCGCCTGTCCACCTTTCACCCCTGGATTGAGCACAGCTACAAACCCAGTAATGATGCCACCACGGGCCTCTACTACCTGAAAGGCGGCGACCTGACTGAGGAAATCGAAGAAGCCGGTCTGCCCGCCCATGTCTTCGATTTGAAAGACTACTTCCAGGAGGAGTTCTTCGAAACCAAGAAGGTGGTCTTCATTCCCAATAATTAA
- a CDS encoding RNA polymerase sigma factor, with the protein MEVNNQEIQKQFSAKAKHDFKLIRAAVEQGDEKAYAELMQIYKKPVYHVVLKMVRNPDDAEDLTIEAFAKAFRNLHKFNPEFAFSTWLFRIATNNCIDFIRKNKIKTMSIDSAIKIDNGDEITIDFRDNNLNPQETAIKNQKIEIMQHVVSRLPEKYQRLVTLRYFDELSYEEIAQELKAPLGTVKAQLHRARELLYDMVKNKKHII; encoded by the coding sequence ATGGAAGTAAACAATCAGGAAATTCAGAAACAGTTTTCGGCTAAAGCCAAGCATGACTTTAAGCTGATTCGTGCTGCTGTAGAGCAGGGCGATGAAAAGGCCTACGCTGAGTTGATGCAGATTTACAAGAAGCCGGTGTACCACGTGGTGCTCAAAATGGTGCGCAACCCCGATGATGCGGAGGACTTAACCATTGAAGCTTTCGCCAAGGCCTTCCGCAACCTGCACAAATTCAACCCGGAATTTGCCTTCAGCACCTGGCTGTTCCGCATTGCCACCAACAACTGCATCGACTTTATTCGCAAGAATAAAATCAAAACGATGTCCATTGACTCGGCCATCAAGATTGATAACGGCGACGAAATCACCATTGATTTCCGCGACAACAATCTGAACCCGCAGGAAACGGCCATCAAAAACCAGAAAATTGAAATCATGCAGCACGTGGTATCCCGGCTGCCTGAAAAATACCAGCGTCTGGTTACGCTGCGCTATTTCGATGAGTTGAGCTACGAGGAAATTGCGCAGGAGCTGAAAGCGCCCCTGGGCACCGTAAAAGCACAGCTGCACCGCGCCCGCGAGCTGCTCTATGACATGGTGAAAAACAAAAAGCACATCATCTAA